From one Streptococcus pneumoniae genomic stretch:
- the rpmA gene encoding 50S ribosomal protein L27, with the protein MLKMNLANLQLFAHKKGGGSTSNGRDSQAKRLGAKAADGQTVSGGSILYRQRGTHIYPGVNVGRGGDDTLFAKVEGVVRFERKGRDKKQVSVYPIAK; encoded by the coding sequence ATGTTGAAAATGAATCTTGCTAACTTGCAACTATTCGCCCACAAAAAAGGTGGAGGTTCTACGTCAAACGGACGTGATTCACAAGCAAAACGTCTTGGAGCTAAAGCAGCTGATGGACAAACTGTATCAGGTGGATCAATCCTTTACCGTCAACGCGGAACACACATCTACCCAGGTGTGAACGTAGGACGTGGAGGCGACGATACATTGTTCGCTAAAGTTGAAGGCGTAGTACGCTTTGAACGTAAAGGTCGCGATAAGAAACAAGTATCTGTTTACCCTATCGCTAAATAA
- a CDS encoding ribosomal-processing cysteine protease Prp, which yields MIQAVFERAEDGELRSAEITGHAASGEYGFDVVCASVSTLAINFINTIEKFAGYELNFELNEDEGGFLRIEIPDDLPSHQREMTQLFFESFFLGLATLSEDSSEFVQTRVITEN from the coding sequence ATGATACAAGCAGTCTTTGAGAGAGCCGAAGATGGCGAGCTGAGGAGTGCAGAAATTACTGGGCACGCCGCAAGTGGCGAATACGGCTTTGATGTCGTGTGTGCATCAGTTTCTACGCTTGCCATAAACTTTATCAATACGATTGAGAAATTTGCAGGCTACGAACTAAACTTTGAATTAAACGAAGATGAAGGTGGATTTCTACGAATTGAGATTCCTGATGATCTACCGAGTCACCAAAGGGAAATGACGCAATTATTCTTTGAATCATTTTTCTTGGGATTAGCAACTTTATCGGAGGACTCTTCTGAGTTCGTCCAAACAAGAGTTATCACAGAAAACTAA
- the rplU gene encoding 50S ribosomal protein L21 produces MSTYAIIKTGGKQVKVEVGQAIYVEKLNVEAGQEVTFNEVVLVGGENTVVGTPLVAGATVVGTVEKQGKQKKVVTFKYKPKKGSHRKQGHRQPYTKVVINAINA; encoded by the coding sequence ATGAGCACATACGCAATCATTAAAACTGGCGGAAAACAAGTTAAAGTTGAAGTTGGTCAAGCTATCTACGTTGAAAAATTGAACGTTGAAGCAGGTCAAGAAGTTACATTTAACGAAGTTGTTCTTGTTGGTGGTGAAAACACTGTTGTCGGAACTCCACTTGTTGCAGGAGCTACTGTTGTTGGAACTGTTGAAAAACAAGGAAAACAAAAGAAAGTTGTTACTTTCAAATACAAACCTAAAAAAGGTAGCCACCGCAAACAAGGTCACCGTCAACCATATACAAAAGTTGTTATCAACGCAATCAACGCTTAA
- a CDS encoding alpha/beta fold hydrolase: MKRKLLFTFLPMFFLLIGTLFYVQLTAQKVEKEATISQVSSDSSSISTSSSSREAKTPVTPSLQIVEEEKTVARDSYQIYGKLFAPEGYQSKQLPLIILSHGFGNTLEFVEPYAELLAHKGYLVYAFDFVGGSRNSRSGGSMLEMSVFTEQADLQAVLEQFSQESYVDDENLILMGYSQGGVVSTLVASENPQVRGLVTVNGAFVLFDDAKELFQTKESIPEVYNHRGTNLGKVYFEKLLDMDIYQEMKKVKADVLVIQGSQDEIIPLSYAERTVSDFPHAELKVIEHATHILNETESLEALDAIDQYLTKIMEK; this comes from the coding sequence ATGAAACGGAAACTTCTTTTTACCTTTCTCCCTATGTTTTTTCTCTTGATTGGGACACTCTTTTATGTGCAGTTGACTGCTCAGAAAGTCGAGAAAGAAGCGACTATCAGTCAGGTAAGCTCAGATTCTTCATCCATAAGCACTTCGTCAAGCAGTCGTGAGGCCAAAACACCAGTTACACCAAGCCTTCAAATCGTTGAAGAAGAAAAGACAGTTGCGCGTGATTCGTACCAAATTTACGGAAAATTATTTGCTCCTGAAGGCTATCAAAGCAAGCAACTGCCACTCATTATCCTCTCTCATGGATTTGGCAATACTTTGGAATTCGTCGAACCTTACGCAGAACTATTGGCACATAAAGGCTATTTGGTGTATGCCTTTGATTTTGTCGGTGGTAGTCGAAATAGCCGCAGTGGTGGTAGTATGCTGGAGATGTCTGTATTTACTGAGCAAGCTGATTTGCAGGCTGTATTGGAACAATTTAGTCAAGAATCTTATGTTGATGATGAGAACCTCATCCTAATGGGATATAGCCAAGGTGGGGTGGTGTCCACTCTTGTTGCTAGCGAGAACCCTCAAGTAAGAGGTTTGGTGACAGTTAATGGAGCCTTTGTCCTCTTTGATGACGCAAAAGAACTTTTTCAAACGAAGGAAAGTATCCCTGAAGTGTATAATCACAGAGGAACAAATCTTGGCAAAGTCTATTTTGAAAAATTGCTGGATATGGATATTTACCAGGAGATGAAAAAAGTCAAGGCAGATGTCTTGGTGATTCAAGGAAGTCAAGATGAGATTATTCCTTTAAGTTATGCGGAGCGAACTGTGAGTGATTTTCCCCATGCAGAGCTGAAAGTGATTGAGCATGCAACTCATATCCTAAATGAGACGGAAAGCTTAGAAGCTCTTGATGCCATTGATCAGTATTTAACAAAAATAATGGAAAAATAA